In Desulfoplanes formicivorans, a single genomic region encodes these proteins:
- a CDS encoding SLC13 family permease: protein MTVAKTGGIEWSRIFFIVLGVALFTIVYYCPPWPDAVNPITGDHITLSREGKGALAVFLLAGVWWVFEVVPIGITSLAIGVLQAMFHIRDAKVAFKDFMDPSVLFIFASLIIGAVFTKTGLTKRLAYKMLMVVGEKTSMIYLGCFVVTAAMTHVMAHTAVAATIYPLLLTIYAMYGEGNKPTKFGKGLFIGMAYVAGAGSIVTLLGAARGAVAIGFFKEIIHTDITFFQLSYYMAPIGWLMVFLLWGFFMIVFKPEKKTIPGLREKARELNSVLGPMTRDEILAAVIVGGVILVMSLRSFIPELKSIDKTAIILVSTILFYVLNILDIKNLEDVPWNIILLFAGAMSIGFCLWQTGAAEWLAINWLNMFKDSHWFVFVMSIAFFVMMMTNFIMNVAAIAISLPVALVIAPFLHVAPEVILFASLVTAGMPFLLLVGAAPNAIAYDSKQFTTGEFFMYGIPASILLMVVVGLAVYVVWPLMGMPITIP, encoded by the coding sequence ATGACTGTTGCAAAAACCGGTGGAATTGAATGGAGCCGGATATTTTTCATTGTACTGGGCGTGGCTCTGTTCACCATTGTCTACTACTGCCCCCCATGGCCGGATGCCGTTAACCCCATAACCGGCGATCACATCACCCTGAGCAGGGAAGGCAAGGGAGCCCTGGCCGTGTTCTTACTCGCCGGTGTATGGTGGGTCTTTGAGGTCGTACCCATTGGTATCACCAGCCTGGCCATCGGGGTTCTCCAGGCCATGTTCCATATACGCGACGCAAAAGTTGCCTTTAAGGATTTCATGGATCCCTCGGTTCTGTTCATCTTTGCCTCGCTGATCATCGGTGCCGTGTTCACCAAAACCGGGCTGACCAAGCGATTGGCCTACAAGATGCTCATGGTTGTCGGGGAAAAGACGAGCATGATCTATCTCGGCTGCTTTGTTGTCACCGCGGCCATGACCCATGTCATGGCCCATACGGCTGTTGCCGCGACCATCTATCCCCTGCTGCTGACCATCTATGCCATGTACGGCGAAGGCAACAAACCCACCAAATTTGGCAAGGGGTTGTTCATCGGCATGGCCTATGTGGCCGGAGCCGGAAGCATCGTCACCCTGCTGGGTGCGGCCCGCGGAGCCGTTGCCATCGGCTTTTTCAAGGAGATCATCCACACGGACATCACCTTTTTTCAGCTGTCCTATTACATGGCGCCCATCGGCTGGCTCATGGTCTTTCTCTTGTGGGGCTTCTTCATGATCGTATTCAAACCCGAAAAAAAGACCATTCCCGGCCTTCGCGAAAAGGCCCGGGAGCTCAATTCCGTTCTCGGTCCCATGACCCGGGATGAAATTCTGGCCGCTGTCATTGTGGGCGGAGTCATTCTGGTCATGTCCCTTCGCTCCTTTATTCCCGAGCTCAAGTCCATCGACAAGACAGCCATCATCCTGGTTTCCACCATTCTCTTCTATGTGCTCAACATTCTGGACATCAAGAATCTGGAAGATGTTCCCTGGAATATCATCCTGCTGTTTGCCGGAGCCATGAGCATTGGTTTCTGCCTCTGGCAGACCGGAGCCGCCGAATGGCTGGCCATTAACTGGCTGAACATGTTCAAGGATTCCCACTGGTTCGTCTTTGTCATGTCCATTGCCTTTTTTGTCATGATGATGACCAACTTCATCATGAACGTGGCCGCCATCGCCATCTCCCTGCCCGTGGCATTGGTCATCGCGCCCTTTCTGCACGTTGCCCCCGAAGTCATTCTCTTTGCCTCCCTGGTGACAGCGGGTATGCCCTTCCTGCTCCTGGTAGGTGCGGCTCCCAACGCCATTGCGTATGACTCAAAACAGTTTACAACTGGTGAATTCTTCATGTACGGAATTCCTGCAAGCATACTGCTTATGGTTGTGGTCGGGCTGGCTGTTTATGTTGTCTGGCCGCTGATGGGCATGCCCATCACCATCCCCTAA